A part of Anaerolineales bacterium genomic DNA contains:
- a CDS encoding alpha/beta hydrolase, whose product MNRVKRLSIQSFAPKAGHVMLILFSILLACLLIIVGVMTLWSPGRPTPFLDEDGRPLPGSISEKVFVNINGVQQGMFIMSKDATHPVLLYLHGGMPEYFLTQRYPTGLEDHFTVVWWEQRGSGLSYSANIPPETMTLEQMISDTLEVTNYLRHRFGQEKIYLMGHSGGTFIGIQAAARAPELYYAYIGVAQMSYQLRSERLAYEYMLQQFQENGNLAMVRRLEAAPVTMTDGTPDAYLVLRDEAMHSLGIGTTHDMHSVITGIFLPSLTFRGYTLLEKANMWRGKSQSGVSPLWDEIIATDLTTKVPELAIPVYFFGGIYDYTCSYTLAKDYLEKLHAPLKGFYTFELSAHSPLFEEPERMLRVLQEDVLAGTNNLADAK is encoded by the coding sequence ATGAACAGAGTAAAGCGACTTTCCATTCAATCATTCGCACCAAAGGCTGGGCATGTTATGTTGATCCTGTTCTCTATCCTTTTGGCTTGTCTGCTCATTATTGTGGGCGTGATGACTCTATGGAGTCCAGGAAGACCAACCCCCTTCTTGGATGAAGACGGACGGCCGCTGCCGGGCAGCATTTCGGAGAAGGTGTTTGTCAACATAAACGGTGTGCAGCAAGGGATGTTTATCATGAGCAAAGATGCAACGCATCCAGTGCTGCTTTACCTTCATGGGGGTATGCCTGAATACTTCCTTACTCAGCGATACCCGACTGGCCTTGAAGACCATTTCACCGTCGTTTGGTGGGAACAGCGTGGTTCAGGACTCTCCTACAGTGCCAACATTCCACCAGAGACGATGACGCTGGAGCAAATGATATCTGACACCTTGGAGGTGACCAATTACTTGCGTCACCGCTTTGGTCAGGAGAAGATATACCTGATGGGACATTCGGGGGGAACGTTCATTGGCATCCAAGCGGCTGCACGGGCACCGGAGTTGTACTATGCCTACATTGGCGTCGCTCAGATGTCGTATCAGCTAAGATCCGAAAGACTGGCGTACGAGTATATGCTTCAGCAGTTCCAAGAGAACGGAAACTTGGCAATGGTGCGAAGACTTGAAGCAGCACCCGTAACGATGACGGACGGCACACCGGATGCATACCTCGTATTGCGGGACGAAGCCATGCACAGCCTTGGCATTGGCACAACCCATGACATGCATTCAGTTATCACGGGTATCTTTCTTCCTTCGCTAACATTCCGAGGATACACATTATTGGAAAAGGCCAATATGTGGCGTGGCAAATCTCAATCCGGTGTTAGTCCCCTGTGGGATGAAATCATCGCCACGGATCTGACCACAAAGGTGCCTGAGCTTGCAATCCCCGTCTATTTCTTTGGCGGCATATACGATTACACATGCTCTTACACTTTGGCAAAGGACTACCTAGAGAAGCTACATGCACCCCTGAAAGGTTTCTACACCTTTGAACTGTCTGCACACAGTCCATTGTTTGAAGAACCTGAAAGGATGCTGAGGGTTTTACAGGAAGACGTTCTGGCGGGG